The proteins below are encoded in one region of Paeniglutamicibacter cryotolerans:
- a CDS encoding MarR family winged helix-turn-helix transcriptional regulator, whose product MQSPDPELEAEQPRPDGPDGGLAAELRVAIMRTSRRLRVEASGNMLTAGQYSVLVALRKQGHSLGELAARERVTAPSMTRIVNSLETGGLLKRRPHPTDGRQVIIEATARGLEVLALARSERTAWLARRIEELDPADRAVLARAAALLQELSAR is encoded by the coding sequence GTGCAATCACCGGATCCCGAGCTGGAAGCAGAACAACCCCGGCCCGATGGCCCGGACGGCGGACTGGCGGCCGAACTCCGCGTGGCCATCATGCGCACCTCGCGCCGGCTGCGCGTCGAAGCCAGCGGCAACATGCTCACAGCCGGCCAGTACTCGGTCCTGGTCGCGCTGCGGAAACAGGGGCACAGCCTCGGCGAACTGGCAGCCCGCGAACGGGTCACCGCGCCGTCGATGACCAGGATAGTGAACTCGCTGGAGACCGGCGGCCTCCTCAAACGCAGGCCGCACCCCACCGACGGACGCCAGGTCATCATCGAGGCCACGGCACGGGGCCTGGAGGTCCTGGCGCTGGCCCGCTCCGAGCGCACCGCCTGGCTGGCCCGCAGGATCGAGGAACTCGACCCGGCGGACCGGGCGGTCCTGGCTCGGGCCGCCGCCCTGTTGCAGGAGCTGAGCGCCCGATGA